One segment of Neobacillus endophyticus DNA contains the following:
- a CDS encoding flagellar basal body-associated FliL family protein, whose protein sequence is MKAKLKPMIIIVGVVILLLGGTAFFLFQSKSKGKTATLSADAIAANMVTTNPIVTDLTSGGFVQITFQIQTDSTKAKDELTKRDFQVREIAIRQMSGMTQDQVKSPAGMEKLETDMKTEINKLMQNGKVVQIYTTNKMIQ, encoded by the coding sequence ATGAAAGCAAAACTTAAACCCATGATTATCATCGTCGGTGTGGTAATCCTCTTATTAGGAGGGACAGCGTTTTTCCTATTTCAATCAAAATCAAAAGGGAAAACAGCCACCTTATCAGCTGATGCCATTGCAGCAAACATGGTAACAACAAATCCAATCGTGACAGATTTGACCTCAGGTGGGTTTGTTCAAATTACTTTTCAAATACAAACTGATTCTACAAAAGCCAAAGACGAATTAACAAAACGTGATTTTCAGGTAAGAGAAATTGCGATTCGCCAAATGTCTGGGATGACACAGGATCAGGTAAAAAGCCCAGCTGGGATGGAAAAGTTAGAAACAGATATGAAAACCGAAATTAATAAATTAATGCAAAACGGAAAAGTTGTGCAAATTTATACTACAAACAAAATGATTCAATAA